Proteins co-encoded in one Spiroplasma gladiatoris genomic window:
- a CDS encoding 5'-3' exonuclease yields the protein MEDKKKIVIVDGYNLLHKGYYGSLKRKKVAINRDGILINAVYVFVAKIQEMINSNEYHTIIVTFDVGKDCWRKQIYPAYKATRKDTPGELVPQMQIVRDFLTSANIPWYEKDTFEGDDIMGTISRIAVKLGYKVDIISNDKDTYQLISEDVNVISQQSKKTKKEVVTAEEVFEKFGCKPAQIPDMKSLLGDHSDNIKGVKGMHFNTATKLIEKYGCVENIFKNLNEFNGEHRAKLEACKEQVLLNKKITRILKDVNLGRVNFKPLRVNYIRFMGFLKREKIWAFTKVIEQKAKIQLEERKKRLELRLKDEIKIDEKIIRNNKEK from the coding sequence ATGGAAGATAAAAAGAAAATAGTAATAGTTGATGGGTATAATCTTTTGCATAAAGGATATTATGGATCGTTAAAAAGAAAAAAAGTAGCAATTAATAGAGATGGAATTTTAATAAATGCAGTTTATGTTTTTGTTGCAAAAATTCAAGAAATGATCAATTCTAATGAGTATCATACAATAATTGTAACTTTTGATGTAGGAAAAGATTGTTGAAGAAAACAAATTTATCCAGCTTATAAAGCAACTCGAAAAGATACACCAGGAGAATTGGTACCTCAAATGCAGATTGTTAGAGATTTTTTAACAAGTGCAAATATCCCTTGATATGAAAAAGATACTTTTGAAGGTGATGATATTATGGGAACTATTTCAAGAATAGCTGTTAAACTAGGTTATAAAGTGGATATTATTTCAAATGATAAAGATACATATCAATTAATTTCTGAAGATGTTAATGTAATATCACAACAATCTAAAAAAACTAAAAAAGAAGTAGTTACAGCAGAAGAAGTATTTGAAAAATTTGGTTGTAAACCTGCACAAATACCTGATATGAAGAGTTTATTAGGAGATCATTCAGATAATATTAAAGGTGTTAAAGGAATGCATTTTAATACAGCTACAAAATTAATTGAAAAATATGGTTGTGTAGAAAATATTTTTAAAAATTTAAATGAATTTAACGGTGAACATCGTGCAAAACTTGAAGCTTGCAAAGAACAAGTTTTATTAAATAAAAAAATTACTAGAATTTTAAAAGATGTTAACTTAGGTAGAGTTAATTTTAAACCTTTGAGGGTTAACTATATCAGATTTATGGGTTTTTTAAAAAGGGAAAAGATTTGAGCATTTACTAAAGTAATTGAACAAAAAGCTAAAATTCAACTTGAAGAGAGAAAAAAACGCTTGGAACTTCGCTTAAAAGATGAAATCAAAATTGATGAAAAAATAATAAGAAATAATAAAGAAAAATAA
- a CDS encoding IMPACT family protein: MTIQKILLENKIFIFEKTIKKSKFITYIAKIHNENELEEFIKKYKQSNATHNCWAFQFGINNNIRFGYNNDGEPNGTAGEPLLNLIKVNNLTNIVIFCIRFYGGIKLGVGGLQKAYSIGAINLLKYIKTKVLELLYLVKIKFNISDIKKINLYLNNLLIKDLKKLFKENEVIYTFKIDKIDDLKVLNMYCSIDILKQDYF; this comes from the coding sequence ATGACTATTCAAAAAATATTGTTAGAAAATAAAATATTTATTTTTGAAAAAACTATTAAAAAGTCAAAATTTATCACCTATATTGCAAAAATACACAATGAAAACGAGTTAGAAGAGTTTATCAAAAAATATAAACAAAGTAATGCAACACATAACTGTTGAGCTTTTCAGTTTGGAATAAATAATAATATTAGGTTTGGTTATAACAATGATGGCGAACCAAACGGAACAGCGGGAGAACCCTTGCTAAACTTAATAAAAGTAAATAATTTAACAAATATTGTAATTTTTTGCATTAGATTTTATGGTGGTATTAAACTTGGAGTTGGTGGTTTACAAAAGGCTTATAGTATAGGAGCTATTAATTTATTAAAATATATAAAAACAAAAGTATTAGAACTATTATATCTTGTAAAAATAAAATTCAATATTTCTGATATTAAAAAGATTAATTTATATCTTAATAATTTATTAATAAAAGATTTAAAAAAACTTTTTAAAGAAAATGAAGTCATTTATACTTTTAAAATTGATAAAATAGATGATTTAAAAGTTTTAAATATGTATTGTTCTATAGATATTTTAAAACAAGATTATTTTTAA
- a CDS encoding endo-beta-N-acetylglucosaminidase yields MKKLLNSLLLVSVPVTFATQLIGCNYTNKQNEFLSGFKNFDWKNSKDGEGYEVDSYSSDFELDASNENIKDLGNIKPDNYNSFLDYGTFNTGFKWSKDIEKQVSTGIPLNKGFMPNGNMAYDFGIDTPAQAYRRLNSILTFDPSVDMDAKYNKSYQPIRKRDYPGVKYLESQDERIKFNLLSYNTKGASTFNNSIVGSKNPFEITQLNWQYNTNFVGWSGSWYEGPIIPPAADNIESAHKSGAKIFGNIFLDGFHGLTKEMLTDFLKKDENGTFLIVDKLIQIATYMGFDGWYLNNEANGNDPSGTVINNNDLFEIVSDFNKKTLLSKDEATKNLEIIYYKNNANLYYDQDTKKYHDQDMARMATSAYSDGNKTKITEMQVNFGVGAGTWDQFLKDYPNYTSSNVYTIIDAGYNSFIHGTFDYRFLAYANAKGDFDKDHYSSFSGFFDGGSGKFGEAVDNILGKDADYSNPRTSLFKNQVNALFNDIIYSGTNLFVSTKDKGFADYSKIRKNLKDFPSETIVIDPRIHWDKKDYKKNPDLLKYIYNYNTKSEDVLGSGNGYNTTSLGIGNLIREKTVFVDENIDNSYLTTNFSTGSGIKFVEDQKTIFNNYPWLNRRLTDVLPTYKWRIFDVNDSDTPLKINEFSGGYDYDDVYNKGNSIVIGNGFDQEGRIIPATNWDLSKTYGWDIMGTNIKKGDKKLSFVYKDGLSENLSSDVKFRLTFGDKNQKLNNVVEKEPSSVKELADGWKEITLDLSNANLAINEGNVLSMVGLNIKPKYKEFKFNVGELKIVSNNYVDNFDVTKFSITNPKAEYVIYRKYDDQIKNSIRFNWEVSDIDSVDYFEIYLYKNNKWYRAGETTQDMYYLKNLDDGNIQIGVRPVFKSNGKKGEIYKFNVNL; encoded by the coding sequence ATGAAAAAGTTATTAAACAGTTTACTTTTAGTATCTGTTCCAGTCACTTTTGCAACTCAATTAATAGGTTGTAATTACACAAATAAACAAAATGAATTTTTAAGTGGGTTTAAAAACTTTGATTGAAAAAATTCAAAGGATGGAGAAGGTTATGAAGTTGATAGTTACTCAAGTGACTTTGAATTGGATGCTTCTAATGAAAATATTAAAGATCTAGGTAATATAAAACCTGATAACTATAACAGTTTTCTTGATTATGGGACATTTAACACTGGTTTTAAATGATCAAAAGATATAGAAAAACAAGTTTCTACTGGTATACCTTTAAACAAAGGGTTTATGCCCAATGGAAATATGGCTTATGATTTTGGTATAGATACTCCTGCACAAGCTTATAGAAGATTAAATTCAATTTTAACGTTTGACCCAAGCGTTGATATGGACGCAAAATATAATAAATCTTATCAACCAATTAGAAAAAGAGATTACCCAGGTGTTAAATATTTAGAAAGCCAAGATGAAAGAATAAAATTTAATCTGCTTTCGTATAATACAAAAGGAGCCTCTACATTTAATAATTCAATTGTTGGTTCAAAAAACCCTTTTGAAATCACTCAATTAAATTGACAATATAACACTAATTTTGTAGGGTGATCTGGTTCATGATATGAAGGACCAATAATTCCACCAGCAGCAGATAATATAGAATCAGCTCACAAAAGTGGAGCTAAAATATTTGGAAATATATTCTTAGATGGTTTTCATGGTTTAACAAAAGAGATGTTGACTGACTTTTTGAAAAAAGATGAAAACGGAACCTTTTTAATTGTTGATAAACTAATTCAAATTGCTACATATATGGGATTTGATGGATGATATTTAAACAATGAAGCAAACGGAAACGATCCAAGTGGTACAGTAATAAATAATAATGATTTATTTGAAATAGTATCAGATTTCAACAAAAAAACTTTATTGTCTAAAGATGAAGCTACTAAAAATTTAGAAATAATTTATTACAAAAATAATGCAAATTTATATTATGATCAAGATACAAAAAAATATCATGATCAAGATATGGCCAGAATGGCAACATCAGCTTATAGTGATGGAAATAAAACTAAAATCACAGAAATGCAAGTTAATTTTGGAGTTGGTGCAGGAACATGAGATCAGTTCCTTAAAGATTATCCAAATTATACTTCTTCAAATGTTTATACAATAATAGATGCTGGTTACAACTCATTTATACACGGTACATTTGATTATAGATTCTTAGCCTATGCAAATGCTAAAGGAGACTTTGACAAAGATCACTATAGCAGTTTTTCAGGATTCTTTGATGGAGGTTCAGGAAAATTTGGTGAAGCTGTAGACAATATCCTAGGAAAAGATGCAGATTACTCTAATCCAAGAACATCATTATTCAAAAATCAAGTTAACGCTTTATTTAATGACATAATTTATAGTGGAACAAATTTATTTGTAAGTACAAAAGATAAAGGTTTTGCTGACTATAGCAAAATTAGAAAAAATTTAAAAGACTTCCCAAGCGAAACAATTGTTATTGATCCAAGAATTCATTGAGATAAAAAAGATTATAAGAAAAACCCAGATTTATTAAAATATATATATAATTACAATACTAAATCTGAAGATGTGTTAGGTTCTGGAAATGGTTATAACACAACAAGCTTAGGTATAGGAAATTTAATAAGAGAAAAAACTGTATTTGTTGATGAAAATATAGATAACTCATATTTAACAACAAACTTTTCTACAGGAAGTGGTATTAAATTCGTAGAAGATCAAAAAACTATTTTTAATAACTATCCATGACTAAACAGAAGGTTGACAGATGTATTGCCTACATACAAATGAAGAATATTTGACGTAAATGACTCTGATACTCCACTAAAAATTAATGAGTTTTCAGGTGGTTATGATTATGATGATGTATACAACAAAGGAAATTCTATAGTTATTGGAAATGGTTTTGACCAAGAAGGAAGAATTATTCCTGCAACTAATTGAGACTTAAGTAAAACTTATGGTTGAGATATTATGGGTACTAATATTAAAAAAGGTGATAAGAAATTATCATTTGTATATAAAGATGGACTATCAGAAAATTTATCCTCTGATGTTAAGTTCCGTTTAACTTTTGGAGATAAAAATCAAAAGTTAAATAATGTAGTTGAAAAAGAACCAAGCAGTGTAAAAGAACTGGCAGATGGCTGAAAAGAGATTACACTTGACTTATCAAATGCAAATTTAGCAATTAATGAAGGAAATGTATTATCTATGGTAGGGTTAAACATTAAACCTAAGTATAAAGAATTTAAATTTAATGTTGGAGAATTAAAAATTGTAAGTAATAATTACGTTGATAATTTTGATGTTACAAAATTTTCAATAACAAATCCAAAAGCTGAATATGTAATTTATAGAAAATATGATGATCAAATAAAAAATAGTATTAGATTTAACTGAGAGGTAAGCGATATTGATAGTGTTGATTATTTTGAAATATATTTATACAAAAACAACAAATGATATAGAGCTGGTGAGACTACTCAAGACATGTATTATTTAAAAAATTTAGATGATGGTAACATCCAAATTGGAGTTAGACCTGTATTTAAATCTAATGGTAAGAAAGGAGAAATTTATAAATTTAATGTAAATTTATAA
- a CDS encoding ABC transporter ATP-binding protein: MILLKDINKFYGKKQVLKDINLTINNSEAVAFLGSNGSGKTTLVEIIAKLLKPTSGTVEHNNENNDKEKVRVGMQFQDGSWPPGTKILDLVTFYKNKSYLKSKEFLDLVDAFNLDKFIKKPIDSLSGGERQRANCFLSVINDPQILILDELITGLDLEMQIKLINFFKNYKKNNDLTLLIVSHIPEEVEDLCDRVVLLKDGEVFEDISIKEIQKKYGSLRKRLLEYYAI; this comes from the coding sequence ATGATTTTACTAAAAGATATAAATAAATTTTATGGAAAAAAACAAGTTTTAAAAGATATAAACTTAACTATTAATAATTCAGAAGCTGTAGCTTTTTTAGGATCTAATGGTAGTGGGAAAACAACTCTTGTTGAAATTATTGCTAAACTATTAAAACCAACAAGTGGAACTGTTGAACATAATAACGAAAATAATGATAAAGAAAAAGTAAGAGTGGGTATGCAATTTCAAGATGGAAGTTGACCTCCAGGAACTAAAATTTTAGATTTAGTGACTTTTTATAAAAATAAAAGTTATTTAAAAAGTAAAGAATTTTTAGATTTAGTTGATGCTTTTAACTTAGATAAATTTATCAAAAAGCCAATAGATTCATTATCTGGAGGTGAAAGACAAAGAGCAAATTGTTTTTTGTCTGTTATTAACGATCCTCAAATTTTGATATTAGATGAACTTATTACCGGTTTAGATCTAGAGATGCAAATTAAATTAATTAACTTTTTTAAAAATTATAAGAAAAATAATGATTTAACTTTATTAATTGTTTCTCATATCCCAGAAGAAGTTGAAGATCTATGCGATAGAGTTGTATTATTAAAAGACGGAGAAGTTTTTGAAGACATATCTATAAAAGAAATACAAAAAAAATATGGAAGTCTTAGAAAAAGATTATTGGAATATTACGCTATATAA
- the uvrB gene encoding excinuclease ABC subunit UvrB, producing MNKERRNFDLVTEYSPSGDQPKAIANLLDGLKNNKKHQVLLGATGTGKTFTMANIIKNVNKQTLVLAHNKTLAMQLYIELKELFPNNRVEYFVSNFDFYQPEAYIPSRDLYIDKDAKRNNDLEMMRLSAKNALITRTDTIVVASVAAIYASQDPREYGEVFFELKVGQKISKKELLSFLVKTGYIRNDNVLAMGEFSAKGDIIQIAPSWTDSFNLRISMFGDEIEALDIMDVLNNTVKDKLRLFTIFPAAAYVTQWDKLKKAIENIGIELEQRVQYFLDEGKLIEADRLSKRTKYDMETLEEFGVCSGIENYSAHLDFRPPGVTPFSLLDYFEKDFLTIIDESHMMIPQVRGMYNTDRSRKETLVAHGFRLPSALDNRPLNFEEFEKKLNNVIYTSATPGDYEMQLADYKFAEQIIRPTGLIDPTITVLPTTNQMEVIIENINKVVEKKQKVFITALTIKQSEDITSFLQGRNIKVAYLHSELKTLERNEVLSDLRKGVYDVIVGVNLLREGLDVPEVSLVCILEADKQGFLRNTRSLIQTVGRAARNSDGRVIFFADSTSQAMIEAMEETERRRNIQIAYNLEHNITPKTIIKKISDFGLMDSKIRSEIDKINKSKKDKQKQKDKLIEQIRKEMLTAAKEQNYEKAAELRDLILEIQAE from the coding sequence ATGAATAAAGAAAGAAGAAATTTTGATTTAGTGACTGAATATAGTCCAAGCGGAGACCAACCAAAAGCAATTGCAAATTTGTTAGATGGTCTTAAAAATAACAAAAAGCATCAAGTTTTATTGGGAGCAACAGGTACAGGTAAAACTTTTACTATGGCAAACATTATTAAAAATGTAAACAAACAAACTCTTGTTTTGGCTCATAATAAAACTTTAGCAATGCAACTTTACATAGAACTAAAAGAGTTATTTCCTAATAATCGTGTTGAATATTTTGTTTCTAACTTTGATTTTTATCAACCAGAAGCATACATTCCTTCAAGAGATTTATACATCGACAAAGATGCAAAAAGAAATAATGATTTAGAAATGATGAGACTAAGTGCAAAAAATGCATTAATAACAAGAACAGATACAATAGTTGTTGCTTCTGTTGCAGCAATTTATGCAAGTCAAGACCCACGTGAATATGGTGAAGTTTTTTTTGAACTTAAAGTAGGACAAAAAATTAGTAAAAAAGAACTATTAAGTTTTTTAGTAAAAACTGGTTACATAAGAAATGATAATGTTCTTGCAATGGGAGAGTTTAGTGCAAAAGGAGATATAATTCAAATTGCTCCAAGTTGAACTGATTCATTTAATTTAAGAATATCTATGTTTGGTGATGAAATTGAAGCGCTTGATATAATGGATGTATTAAATAATACAGTTAAAGATAAATTAAGATTGTTTACTATTTTTCCAGCAGCAGCTTATGTTACTCAATGAGATAAACTAAAAAAAGCAATTGAAAATATTGGAATTGAACTTGAACAAAGAGTGCAATATTTTTTAGATGAAGGAAAATTAATTGAAGCTGATAGACTTTCAAAACGAACTAAATATGATATGGAAACATTAGAAGAATTTGGTGTATGTAGTGGAATTGAAAACTACTCTGCTCATTTAGACTTTAGACCTCCTGGAGTAACTCCTTTTTCACTTTTAGATTATTTTGAAAAAGACTTTTTAACTATAATTGATGAATCACACATGATGATTCCTCAAGTTAGAGGTATGTATAATACTGATAGAAGTAGAAAAGAAACTTTAGTAGCTCATGGGTTTAGGTTGCCAAGTGCTCTTGATAATCGACCATTAAATTTTGAAGAGTTTGAAAAAAAATTAAACAATGTAATTTACACTTCTGCAACACCAGGAGATTATGAAATGCAATTAGCAGATTATAAATTTGCAGAACAAATTATTAGACCAACTGGATTAATTGATCCTACAATCACAGTTTTGCCAACAACAAATCAAATGGAAGTAATAATTGAAAATATTAATAAAGTAGTAGAAAAAAAACAAAAAGTTTTTATTACAGCATTAACGATTAAACAATCAGAAGATATAACTAGTTTTTTACAGGGAAGAAATATTAAAGTTGCTTACTTACATTCTGAATTAAAAACTTTAGAGCGTAATGAAGTCTTATCTGATTTAAGAAAAGGTGTCTATGATGTAATTGTTGGAGTTAACTTATTAAGAGAAGGGCTTGATGTTCCAGAAGTAAGTTTGGTTTGTATTTTAGAAGCAGACAAACAAGGATTTTTAAGAAATACTAGAAGTTTAATCCAAACAGTCGGACGTGCCGCAAGAAATTCAGACGGAAGAGTTATATTTTTTGCAGATTCAACTTCTCAAGCGATGATTGAAGCTATGGAAGAAACCGAAAGGAGAAGAAATATTCAAATTGCTTATAACTTAGAACATAATATTACTCCAAAAACAATTATTAAAAAAATAAGCGACTTTGGTTTAATGGATTCAAAAATTAGAAGTGAAATTGATAAAATAAATAAATCTAAAAAAGATAAACAAAAACAAAAAGATAAATTAATTGAACAAATTAGAAAAGAAATGTTAACTGCTGCTAAAGAGCAAAACTACGAAAAAGCAGCAGAGCTTAGAGATTTAATTTTAGAGATCCAAGCAGAATAG
- the uvrA gene encoding excinuclease ABC subunit UvrA: MSLDKIIVKGARENNLKNVDLTIPKNKLIVFTGLSGSGKSSLAFNTIYAEGERRYIESLSSFSRQFLKSTEKPDVDDIEGLSPAISIDQKTTSHNPRSTVGTTTEIHDHLRLLYANVGTPYCVNGHGPIRSQSLKEIISSIKKVTEDNEQVYVLSPVIRDKKGTHKDLFLRLQREGFIRVNVNGEIKNLDEEIELEQNKRHDIDIVVDRIIYKKEDEDLQSRLFSAIEIGLTYSNGLIKIFYPNKNNETKLFSTKYSCRECGFMIPNLEPNLFSFNKKVGACETCSGLGINLEADPSLIIPDPNLSIRNGGILYLKNLVGTQNLEWQEFKILCDYYLIDLDLPISSLRQKQIDVMLYGSDEPIELQLNSTSGNVFNKLNYTEGIANLIERRYLTTKSEDNRKFYGKFMSSKVCKTCNGKRLNDLALSVKLNGLSIADFVELTIEQELEFLLNLELTEQQEKIASLVLNQLLSRISFLNEVGLNYLTLARSATTLSGGESQRIRLAKQLGSKLSGVLYVLDEPSIGLHQKDNDKLIATLKKLRDLGNTLIVVEHDEDTMKHSDWIVDIGPGAGIHGGEVIAQGNYEDICNAPRSITGQYLSKKLSIPVPKKRRGGNGKKLEIIQASENNLKNLDITIPLGKFVTITGVSGSGKSTLMEEIIYKGLRKEVAKELIHPGKYKKMKGTENIDKIIYVSQDPIGKTPRSNPATYTSVFDDIRDLFAETPEAKMRGYKKGRFSFNVPGGRCDACQGDGVVRVDMQFLGYVEVICEVCEGRRYNEETLQVKYKSKNIWDVLSMTVNEAFEFFENIPKIKEKLDTILAVGLGYIKLGQNATTLSGGEAQRVKLSTFLLKKQTGKTLFLLDEPTTGLHVDDVSRLIKVLNILVDQGNTVLTIEHNLDFIKVSDYLIDLGPDGGMAGGEILATGTPEQVATVEKSYTAKYLREYLND, encoded by the coding sequence ATGAGTTTAGATAAAATTATAGTTAAAGGAGCCAGAGAAAATAACTTAAAGAATGTTGATTTAACAATTCCAAAAAATAAATTAATTGTTTTTACAGGATTGTCAGGAAGTGGAAAGTCTTCATTAGCTTTTAATACAATTTATGCAGAAGGAGAAAGAAGATATATAGAATCTTTATCTTCATTTTCAAGACAATTTTTAAAGTCAACTGAAAAACCTGATGTTGATGATATTGAAGGATTAAGTCCTGCTATATCAATAGATCAAAAAACTACAAGTCATAATCCAAGATCAACTGTTGGAACAACAACAGAAATTCATGATCATTTAAGATTATTGTACGCAAACGTAGGAACCCCATATTGTGTTAATGGTCACGGTCCAATTAGAAGTCAATCATTAAAAGAAATAATAAGTTCAATAAAAAAAGTTACAGAAGATAATGAACAAGTATATGTTTTATCTCCTGTTATTAGAGATAAAAAAGGAACTCATAAAGATTTATTTTTAAGATTACAAAGGGAAGGTTTTATAAGAGTAAATGTAAATGGGGAAATAAAAAACCTTGATGAAGAAATAGAATTAGAACAAAATAAACGTCATGATATTGATATTGTTGTTGATAGAATTATTTATAAAAAAGAAGATGAAGATTTACAATCAAGATTATTTTCTGCAATCGAAATTGGTTTAACTTACTCTAATGGTTTAATAAAAATATTTTATCCCAACAAAAATAATGAAACAAAACTTTTTTCTACAAAATACTCATGTAGAGAATGTGGATTTATGATTCCAAACTTAGAACCTAACTTATTTTCATTTAATAAAAAAGTAGGAGCTTGTGAAACTTGTTCTGGATTAGGAATTAATTTAGAAGCAGATCCAAGTTTAATCATTCCAGATCCTAACTTATCAATAAGAAATGGTGGAATTTTATATCTAAAAAATTTAGTAGGAACTCAAAATTTAGAATGACAAGAGTTTAAAATTTTATGTGATTATTATTTAATTGATTTAGATTTACCAATTAGTTCATTAAGACAAAAACAAATTGATGTAATGTTATATGGAAGTGATGAACCAATAGAATTACAACTAAATTCAACTAGTGGTAACGTTTTTAATAAATTAAATTACACAGAAGGTATTGCTAATTTAATTGAAAGAAGATATCTAACCACTAAATCAGAAGACAACAGAAAGTTTTATGGAAAATTTATGTCTTCAAAAGTTTGTAAAACATGTAATGGTAAAAGACTAAATGATTTAGCTTTATCTGTAAAACTAAATGGATTAAGTATTGCAGACTTTGTAGAACTAACTATCGAACAAGAGTTAGAATTTTTATTGAACTTAGAATTAACAGAACAACAAGAAAAAATTGCTTCATTAGTTTTAAATCAATTACTTTCTAGAATTAGTTTTTTAAATGAAGTAGGTTTAAACTATTTAACATTAGCAAGAAGTGCCACAACTTTATCAGGAGGAGAATCTCAAAGAATTAGATTAGCAAAACAATTAGGTTCAAAATTGTCTGGGGTTTTATATGTCTTAGACGAACCTTCAATTGGGCTACATCAAAAAGATAATGACAAACTTATTGCAACACTAAAAAAATTAAGAGACTTAGGAAATACTTTAATAGTTGTTGAACACGATGAAGATACAATGAAACACTCTGATTGAATTGTTGATATTGGTCCTGGTGCAGGAATTCATGGTGGAGAAGTGATTGCACAAGGTAACTATGAAGATATTTGCAACGCACCAAGATCAATTACTGGACAATATTTATCAAAAAAATTATCAATTCCTGTTCCTAAAAAAAGACGCGGTGGTAATGGTAAAAAATTAGAAATTATTCAAGCTAGTGAAAACAATTTAAAAAACTTAGACATAACAATTCCACTTGGAAAGTTTGTAACTATAACTGGAGTTAGTGGAAGTGGAAAATCAACTCTAATGGAAGAAATAATTTACAAAGGATTAAGAAAAGAAGTTGCAAAAGAATTAATTCATCCTGGTAAATACAAAAAAATGAAAGGAACTGAAAACATAGATAAAATAATTTATGTTTCTCAAGATCCAATTGGAAAAACACCAAGATCAAATCCTGCAACTTATACTTCTGTATTTGATGATATAAGAGACTTATTTGCAGAAACTCCTGAAGCAAAAATGCGTGGATATAAAAAAGGAAGATTTAGTTTTAATGTTCCAGGTGGAAGATGCGACGCATGTCAAGGAGATGGTGTTGTAAGAGTTGATATGCAATTCTTAGGTTATGTTGAAGTTATATGTGAAGTTTGTGAAGGTAGAAGATATAATGAAGAAACTTTACAAGTAAAATATAAATCAAAAAACATATGAGATGTTTTAAGTATGACTGTTAACGAAGCTTTTGAGTTTTTTGAAAATATACCAAAAATTAAAGAAAAATTAGACACAATACTAGCTGTTGGTCTTGGTTATATTAAACTTGGACAAAATGCAACAACTTTATCTGGAGGAGAAGCTCAAAGAGTAAAACTTTCTACATTTTTATTAAAAAAACAAACTGGAAAAACTTTATTTTTACTTGATGAACCAACAACTGGATTACATGTTGATGATGTAAGTAGACTAATTAAAGTTTTAAACATTTTAGTAGATCAAGGAAATACTGTTTTAACAATTGAACATAACTTAGACTTTATAAAAGTTTCAGATTATTTAATTGATTTAGGACCAGATGGAGGAATGGCTGGAGGAGAAATTCTTGCAACTGGAACTCCTGAACAAGTAGCTACTGTTGAAAAAAGTTATACAGCAAAATATTTAAGAGAATATCTAAATGATTAG
- a CDS encoding Mur ligase family protein, whose translation MISVEKNIIPTELFFKKEYNLKKLLNDKGNPQNNFKVINVVGTNGKGSTANYLYNNLNSKYKSVGLFFSPAFLFHNERIQVNNNYIDDKTLLELINNNTKLFLKYELTFFEIWTYIAIEYFNKMKVEIAVIEAGIGGVKDSTNLFENQLAVCLTSLGFDHVEVLGNSIESIIENKIKIVKNNNKIYTTSINKQYENIFKSFVNNKIIYCEPTNDLTYQKYNQGIAKKLLEDLNIKSFNFQKTLLGRRTILNKEPSFIIDGCHNLDGAIALVNSIDNIKDYTILFTSSKGRENNEMIEFLKNKCKEFYVTTFDHIKAWNFDLVQNKNKVFNWKQFLNDNIKKNILVCGSLYFIPLVYEWYGEQNDKFLFDY comes from the coding sequence ATGATTAGTGTAGAAAAAAACATTATTCCTACTGAACTATTTTTTAAAAAAGAATATAACTTAAAAAAACTTTTAAATGACAAAGGCAATCCTCAAAATAATTTTAAAGTAATAAATGTAGTTGGAACAAACGGTAAAGGCTCTACTGCTAATTATCTATATAACAATTTAAATTCTAAATACAAAAGTGTGGGATTATTTTTTTCCCCAGCTTTTTTATTTCACAATGAAAGAATTCAAGTTAATAATAATTATATTGATGATAAAACTTTATTAGAGTTAATTAACAACAACACTAAACTATTTTTAAAATATGAATTAACCTTTTTTGAAATTTGAACTTATATAGCAATAGAATACTTTAATAAAATGAAAGTTGAGATTGCTGTTATAGAAGCGGGGATTGGAGGAGTAAAAGATTCAACAAATCTTTTTGAAAATCAATTAGCTGTTTGTTTGACTTCTTTAGGATTTGATCACGTAGAAGTATTAGGAAATAGCATTGAAAGTATCATTGAAAATAAAATTAAAATTGTAAAAAATAATAATAAAATTTATACAACTTCAATTAATAAACAGTATGAAAATATTTTTAAAAGTTTTGTTAATAACAAAATCATTTATTGTGAACCGACAAATGACTTAACTTATCAAAAATATAATCAAGGAATAGCAAAAAAACTTCTTGAAGATTTAAATATAAAATCTTTTAATTTTCAAAAAACTCTTTTGGGAAGAAGAACTATTTTAAATAAAGAACCAAGTTTCATAATTGATGGATGTCATAATTTAGATGGAGCTATTGCTTTAGTAAACTCTATTGATAACATTAAAGATTACACAATTTTATTTACTTCAAGTAAAGGTAGAGAAAATAATGAAATGATTGAATTTTTAAAAAATAAGTGTAAAGAATTTTATGTAACAACCTTCGATCATATAAAAGCTTGAAATTTTGATTTAGTTCAAAACAAAAATAAAGTTTTTAATTGGAAACAATTTTTAAATGATAATATTAAAAAGAATATACTAGTATGTGGAAGTTTATATTTTATTCCATTAGTATATGAATGATACGGAGAACAAAATGACAAATTTTTATTTGATTACTAA